The following coding sequences lie in one Spinacia oleracea cultivar Varoflay chromosome 1, BTI_SOV_V1, whole genome shotgun sequence genomic window:
- the LOC110802855 gene encoding G2/mitotic-specific cyclin S13-7, with protein MASRVILPQHVEGNNNGGKQTNAVEGQGRNRKALNDIGNLVTIRDVEGKPQRPITRSFGAKLLANAQAAGDNRIKKAAQGVVGKAVVVPKPPVKRAVLTMKPKPVEVIEISPDTEELKQEKLVPHNDRSAGYKKKKKVPTMTAVLTARSKAACGLTNKPKEPIVDIDASDVDNELAVVEYVEDIYTFYKIAENESRPHDYMNSQPEINEKMRAILVDWLIEVHNRFELMPETLYLTINLVDRFLSAKAVPRRELQLVGIGAMLIACKYEEIWAPEVNDFVTISESAYSNEQILKMEKAILGKLEWYITVPTPYVFLSRYIKASIPDNEMENLVYFLAELALMNYGSISFCPSMVAASAVYVARHTLFKAPVWTETLRTYSGFSESQLMECAKMLANLHSVAAGHRLQTVYKKYSKSEKCAVAFCSPPKSLLALSSSLV; from the exons ATGGCGTCCAGAGTAATTCTCCCCCAACATG TCGAAGGTAATAATAATGGCGGAAAGCAAACGAACGCAGTAGAAGGACAGGGAAGAAATAGAAAGGCCCTGAATGATATAGGAAATCTCGTTACAATTCGCGATGTTGAAGGCAAACCACAAAGACCCATTACAAG GAGTTTTGGGGCCAAATTACTTGCTAATGCACAGGCTGCAGGAGATAACAGGATCAAGAAG GCTGCTCAGGGAGTGGTGGGAAAGGCAGTGGTGGTGCCCAAGCCACCGGTGAAGAGGGCGGTCCTGACGATGAAACCAAAACCAGTGGAAGTCATTGAGATCAGCCCTGATACAGAGGAACTAAAACAGGAGAAGTTGGTGCCTCATAATGATAGATCAGCTGGttataagaagaagaagaaggttcCTACTATGACTGCTGTACTCACTGCTAGGAGCAAG GCTGCTTGTGGTCTGACTAATAAGCCAAAGGAACCAATAGTTGACATTGATGCTTCTGATGTTGATAATGAGTTAGCTGTGGTGGAATATGTTGAAGATATCTACACTTTCTATAAGATAGCTGAG aATGAGAGCAGGCCTCATGACTACATGAACTCGCAACCCGAAATCAACGAAAAAATGAGGGCAATCTTAGTTGATTGGTTGATTGAAGTACACAACAGATTTGAGCTTATGCCTGAGACCCTTTATCTTACCATTAACTTGGTTGATCGATTTCTGTCAGCGAAAGCTGTTCCAAGGAGAGAACTGCAGCTTGTGGGTATTGGTGCTATGTTAATTGCCTGCAAGTATGAAGAAATCTGGGCTCCTGAG GTTAATGACTTTGTGACCATATCAGAAAGTGCATACAGTAATGAACAGATTCTAAAAATGGAGAAGGCCATATTAGGCAAGCTAGAGTGGTATATTACTGTTCCTACACCTTATGTGTTCCTTTCGCGCTACATCAAGGCCTCGATTCCTGACAACGAA ATGGAGAACCTGGTCTATTTCCTAGCTGAACTTGCTCTGATGAATTATGGTTCAATTTCCTTTTGTCCATCAATGGTTGCTGCCTCGGCTGTCTACGTTGCTCGGCACACCTTGTTCAAGGCACCTGTTTGGACCGAAACTCTCAGGACTTACTCCGGATTTTCAGAGTCACAACTCAT GGAATGTGCAAAGATGCTGGCTAACCTGCATTCAGTAGCCGCTGGACACAGACTGCAAACTGTCTACAAGAAATACTCAAAGTCTGAAAAATGTGCTGTGGCATTTTGCTCACCACCAAAGTCTCTCTTGGCGTTGAGTTCGTCGTTAGTTTGA
- the LOC130463525 gene encoding uncharacterized protein produces the protein MAYKEERKTSMHLGRIQQGKEESLRSYVKRFNLEVGHIPDLPDGVSFDNFIRGLEKESFKFDLVKKSVRTMAEVLDKAEAFIHATEICSASKDGKAGEATDSSRKKEMIDRKVPRVNGTWALSKECDTNSPGQKRGRPQEREYFEYNTDLLTLLVDVGTRFDLERPFPMKSPPESRDLKLYCQFHEDIGHDTKDCRCLKRALAGLASKGHLKNYFQRSTHGTGKNQYKKNKSPVSATEENHSEWGFVAVISGGPAAGGPTMRGQKDYAHRLGQVMLSGKSPVDPFPRIEICESDGGRAATPHDDHLVVEIKISNMRVKRILIDIGSSSDIMSMECLSRLAHDPKTIETIHYPIIGFGGSIIHPAGVINLHVRIGGRKDGRKMGVDFLIVKDLTAYNVIWDVPP, from the coding sequence ATGGcatacaaggaagaaaggaaaacaagcatgCACCTGGGACGCATTCAACAAGGAAAGGAAGAGTCTTTGCGAAGCTATGTTAAGCGCTTCAATCTAGAAGTAGGACATATCCCAGATCTGCCCGATGGCGTCTCCTTCGATAATTTTATAAGAGGACTGGAGAAAGAATCATTCAAGTTTGACTTGGTTAAGAAAAGTGTCCGGACAATGGCTGAAGTCTTGGACAAGGCCGAAGCCTTtattcatgcaacagagataTGCAGTGCGTCCAAGGATGGAAAGGCTGGAGAAGCGACAGACTCCTCAAGGAAGAAAGAGATGATAGACAGGAAAGTCCCACGAGTAAATGGTACTTGGGCTCTTTCGAAAGAGTGTGATACCAATTCTCCCGGGCAGAAGAGAGGACGTCCACAAGAGAGAGAATATTTCGAATACAATACAGACCTTCTCACACTCCTAGTGGACGTCGGGACCAGGTTCGACCTTGAACGACCCTTTCCCATGAAATCTCCTCCTGAGAGTCGAGATCTTAAGCTGTATTGCCAGTTCCACGAAGATATAGGACATGACACCAAGGATTGCAGATGCCTGAAGAGAGCCCTGGCCGGCCTAGCCTCCAAGGGGCACCTAAAGAACTACTTTCAAAGAAGCACTCACGGCACGGGAAAAAATCAGTACAAGAAAAACAAGTCACCTGTTTCAGCTACAGAAGAAAATCACAGCGAATGgggatttgtagccgtcatatcagGAGGACCAGCTGCTGGAGGGCCCACCATGAGGGGACAGAAAGATTATGCCCACCGTCTAGGTCAGGTAATGTTATCAGGAAAATCACCAGTGGACCCATTCCCTCGGATAGAAATATGTGAATCGGATGGTGGACGTGCagccaccccgcatgacgaccATCTCGTGGTCGAGATCAAAATCTCTAACATGAGGGTAAAACGCATCTTGATAGACATAGGAAGTTCATCTGATATAATGAGCATGGAGTGCCTAAGTCGCCTAGCTCACGACCCTAAGACCATAGAGACCATCCACTACCCTatcattggttttggaggaAGCATCATACACCCAGCAGGCGTCATCAACTTGCATGTTCGGATTGGAGGACGTAAGGATGGACGAAAAATGGGGGTGGACTTCCTAATCGTCAAAGACTTGACGGCGTACAATGTCATTTGGGACGTCCCACCTTAA
- the LOC130463527 gene encoding uncharacterized protein translates to MEFAIVNKSDEIPLKDFLKKKNKEISKQEEENPEEKMYSIEEQRKLILDQQQMLVKEDDAQKVDEQPEIESKEETVKKGTSKKTVPNRKRTRLQIYKEEFPETIKEVKEEFEALHKKDTALVVKKGKEISKKQTVVSKKGKHIVVHSDYEEDEEELEEESISSPAPLMKKVK, encoded by the exons ATGG AATTTGCAATTGTAAACAAAAGTGATGAGATTCCTCTGAAGGATTTTTTGAAAAAGAAGAACAAAGAAATTTCCaaacaagaagaagaaaatccggAAGAGAA aATGTACAGTATTGAAGAGCAAAGGAAGCTCATACTTGACCAGCAACAAATGCT AGTAAAAGAAGATGATGCACAGAAGGTTGATGAACAGCCTGAAATTGAGAGTAAAGAAGAAACAGTGAAAAAAGGAACATCAAAGAAAACTGTTCCAAATAGAAAGAGAACAAg ATTACAAATATATAAGGAAGAATTCCCTGAGACGATAAAAGAAGTCAAGGAGGAATTTGAGGCTCTACACAAGAAAGACACTGCCCTGGTTGTTAAGAAGGGGAAAGAAATTTCTAAGAAACAGACAGTCGTGTCTAAG AAGGGAAAACATATTGTTGTTCATTCTGATTATGAAGAGGATGAAGAAGAACTGGAAGAAGAGTCAATATCTTCCCCTGCCCCTTTGATGAAGAAGGTCAAATAA
- the LOC110802853 gene encoding V-type proton ATPase subunit e2 — MGFFVTSLIFLVIGIIACLCTRICFNRGPSTNLFHLTLVITATVCCWMMWAIVYLAQMKPLINPILNEAE; from the exons ATGGGGTTTTTCGTTACATCCCTCATTTTCCTGGTGATTGGGATTATTGCTTGTCTTTGTACCAGAATTTGTTTCAATCGGGGCCCTTCTACCAATCT GTTCCACCTAACTTTGGTTATTACAGCAACAGTTTGCTGTTGGATGAT GTGGGCAATTGTATATCTTGCGCAGATGAAGCCTCTCATTAACCCTATACTGAATGAAGCAGAGTGA